The window GGCGGATTTATTTGAAAGGTCTAAAATTACACTAAATGACATACTCAAATATGATACAATTGTTTATGGCGGTTCACTGTATGCTGCTGGTATTTTGGGTATCTCGCTCATAAAAAAGAACTTTGACAAATTAAAAGATAAAAAAGTGATAGTGTTTTCTGTAGGTGCGTCTCCTGCACATCCTGAAGCAATAAACGATATTATAAACAATAATTTTACCGAAGAAATGAAGGGGAAAGTGCATTTCTTCCACTTGCGGGGTGGCTTCAATTATAAGAAGTTAA of the Xylanivirga thermophila genome contains:
- a CDS encoding flavodoxin domain-containing protein; this encodes MSDNINKVVVIYKSKYGSAQRYAQWIADEVKADLFERSKITLNDILKYDTIVYGGSLYAAGILGISLIKKNFDKLKDKKVIVFSVGASPAHPEAINDIINNNFTEEMKGKVHFFHLRGGFNYKKLNPIDKILMYLLKKKIEHKKPDELTDDEKGMLACYKHPADWTNKKSLLLRH